The DNA window GCTTGCCAGAAAATATACATTTTGGGCAAATGTTTTTCCCAATTTACTTGGGCGATTTCTTCAAAGAAAAACCCGATTTCTGATTCTCGAACGCTTTCGTAAAAAGTATTAACGAGTAGTTGTATATCTTGAGTAGTGGTAATGTCTTTCATTTTACAAAAATAGAGGTTTAAAACATCAAAAATTTATGATTTCAGTCAATTAGTTATAATTTTGCATCATTAATTATAAGATGGATTTAGAATTTTATAAAAATCAAGCTTTACAAAAGCAGAAAGAGCACAAAAAGTTTTTAGAAAATCTCAAGAAAAAACCGCCGAAAAATTTGGATTATGTGGTTCAAGAAGTACATGATGAGGTTTTCGATGAGGTTGATTGTTTGTCTTGCGCCAATTGTTGTAAAACTACAGGACCATTGTATACCGAAAAAGACATCGAGAGAATTGCTAAGCATTTGAGAATGAAACCAGCAGATTTTGAAGCAAAATTTCTGAGAATTGACGAAGATAATGATAAAATTTTGCAAAATTTACCTTGTTTTTTTCTGAATGAAGATAACACGTGTTCTATCTACGAAGTAAGACCAAAAGCTTGCCGAGAATATCCTCATACGGATAGAAAAAAGATTTATCAAATCAATAA is part of the Cloacibacterium normanense genome and encodes:
- a CDS encoding YkgJ family cysteine cluster protein: MDLEFYKNQALQKQKEHKKFLENLKKKPPKNLDYVVQEVHDEVFDEVDCLSCANCCKTTGPLYTEKDIERIAKHLRMKPADFEAKFLRIDEDNDKILQNLPCFFLNEDNTCSIYEVRPKACREYPHTDRKKIYQINNLMLKNTVICPAAFTFVEKMMKNLSK